Genomic segment of Nitrospirota bacterium:
GAAGACAACTGGCATCTTCCGATGACAACCCTTCCGTATGATGCTTCAAGGGAAGATGGGACAACGATTACCCTGTCCAAGCTCACAAAGAAATTTAACATAGAAGATGTGGAGGAGAGACTTATTGAGGGGGTGCCGATCAGGGACAAGGATTTTATTGTATATCTAAACGGGAAAAGGGTGATGAGCAGGGAATTGCAGGGACGCAGATTCCCGGTTATAGAAGGGACCCCTTATGGCCCTATTCATGGGGAGATAGTTATACTGCCTTCCGCTAAAACAACCACGTCCGAACCGCTGGGCATAGAGTGCAAGGTAAAACAGGTAACCGTTAAACGCGAATATTTTGGTATGGATACATGGGGAAAGGATATGGCCCGTGTAAGGGGACTAATCTTTGCAGATTTCCTCCCTGTAACTACCGATAGGTCAGGGTTTATCACAGACTCTGAGGAGTACAAGGCGTTCTATGATGCAATGTTAAAAGTTATAGACGATGTAAAGTCCTATTTGAAGAAATCGTCCGATGAAAAAGATACGAAGGGGGCAAGGAGGGCATTAAGAGAGGCCCTGCACAGGGTGCAGGAGTCACTTAAGATAAATCCGGATTATGCCCCTGAGGGAATGCTTCCTGTCGGGGAAGGCACAGACGGTATGGGCGGCGCCGGTCTGGTGTCTGAAAAAGACAAGAAGAAAAAGGTTGAGACAGTTGGTGAGAAGAAGGCAGAGAAAAAGGAAAAAGAGAAGAAAAAGAGGACGGAGAGCCCTGCTGTTTCTAAATTAACCCCGGATGCCGTAATACAAAGGCTTAAGATGGGTTACAGCGGTATTACATGCTGTATTGACCATTTTGGAGAAGACGGCCCGGAGTGCTTTACAGAAGGGAATACGATTTTTATCAACAGAGACCATCCGTTATATCTGCGTGAGGTCAAAAACCGCGACACCCATATCCTGAATATATCCCGTCTGCTGACACAGGAAATATCACTGATGAAAGACCCCAAGAATCCGCGTCAGGCGTTTGAGAGGCAGAGCAAACTGCTGAGGGATGCATTCAGGACGTGAGTTTCCGTGCAAGCCTACAGCATGTAAAAGTGTAAGGACTATCCCATCCTCTCTCGCCCTTTCAATTACCTCATCCTGTCGCTATATAAAAACTCTCTCAAGACGTTCTTTCCTTTTTTCCCAGTCCGGCATAAACTTCGATAAGAGCCGGAAATAAACCTTATTATGAGTATGGACTTTCAAGTGACAAAGCTCATGCATGATAACATAATCTATGCAATACACAGATGCCTTAACGAGAGCCGTATTCAATAGGATGTCGCCTGATTTGCTGCAGCTCCCCCACCTTTTGGACATCTTGCGCAGTCTGATATCAGGAAACGGGACATTCAATTTCTTTGCGCGTATGTAGCACTCTTCCAACCGCCGTGAGAAGATCGTCCGGGCGTGCTCCTTATACCACTCATCGAGTAAGTCTTTTATCTTTTGAGTATTATCAGGATCAGGTGTCATCACATAGAAATAGGCTCCTTTCAGCTTCACCTCGTCTTCGTTATGTTTTTTTATCTTCAATCTATACTGCCGTCCAAGAAACAGGTGTGTTTCTCCTCCGACATAACGCCGGGAGGGAGTGTGCGGTTCAAACTCGCGAAAGTAGGCGATTTGCTTTCTGATCCAGCGGGCTCGCTTTGCCACCCGGTTTCGAATGGTCTCAAACAAAGTTCCTCCTGGCGCCTTTACAATAACCCTTGCGTCAGGGTGCACGGCTATCTCCATCGTCTTCCTGTCTGTATAGACGACAGCAAAGCATATCTTCTCTTTGCCATACTCAACGCTTCCATTCGCAGTTCTCATGAAGGCATTCTACGCCGTGCAAGCTGCATTGACCGTTCAATAATCTCATCCATTTGTTCGGTGGATAACGCAACATTTCTTGCGCCCTGTATCTCATCATAAAGGTAATCATCAATATCGTTAATAACCTTATTTTGAACATCGTCATCATCCCAGAAATGAACCTTCCAATTTCGGCTGAGGATATCCTGAATTGCCAGTGCAGCATCGGCTGATAGATCCTCGCATGCCGCAGCATCAGAGACTTGCTCTTCAAAGAAAGGCTTCAGCATTCCATAGAAGGCCTGTGCGTCCTCATGATTATCCAGCTTCGCAGGGATATCATCATGCTTGCGGGTGACAACCTTATCACTGATTTCCAATACCTTCTTTAAATATTCCAGGTCAGCAATTCGCTTGGACCTGTACGCATCTATAGCCTGCTGAATCAGTTTCGAGAATTTTTCATAGAAGGCAGGGTCCTCTTCCATTTTTTCATTGATGACCTTCTTTGTGGCATGTGCAATAGCGTCTGCCCTTGAGGCCGTCG
This window contains:
- a CDS encoding ATP-binding protein; the encoded protein is MEPNRETLEITVDKSHLITIGEKLYTQSIELIRELVNNAYDADSSVVDVTITEDKIVIKDNGSGMDLNGLKQYFNIGSPEKKHHPKSPKFKRDRIGQFGIGKFATLSACGSFTVYTQSGDFAAEVVFDKEEWGESEDNWHLPMTTLPYDASREDGTTITLSKLTKKFNIEDVEERLIEGVPIRDKDFIVYLNGKRVMSRELQGRRFPVIEGTPYGPIHGEIVILPSAKTTTSEPLGIECKVKQVTVKREYFGMDTWGKDMARVRGLIFADFLPVTTDRSGFITDSEEYKAFYDAMLKVIDDVKSYLKKSSDEKDTKGARRALREALHRVQESLKINPDYAPEGMLPVGEGTDGMGGAGLVSEKDKKKKVETVGEKKAEKKEKEKKKRTESPAVSKLTPDAVIQRLKMGYSGITCCIDHFGEDGPECFTEGNTIFINRDHPLYLREVKNRDTHILNISRLLTQEISLMKDPKNPRQAFERQSKLLRDAFRT
- a CDS encoding M48 family metallopeptidase — its product is MRTANGSVEYGKEKICFAVVYTDRKTMEIAVHPDARVIVKAPGGTLFETIRNRVAKRARWIRKQIAYFREFEPHTPSRRYVGGETHLFLGRQYRLKIKKHNEDEVKLKGAYFYVMTPDPDNTQKIKDLLDEWYKEHARTIFSRRLEECYIRAKKLNVPFPDIRLRKMSKRWGSCSKSGDILLNTALVKASVYCIDYVIMHELCHLKVHTHNKVYFRLLSKFMPDWEKRKERLERVFI